One genomic region from Melioribacteraceae bacterium encodes:
- the flgC gene encoding flagellar basal body rod protein FlgC has product MKEFGSLFGLGISARGMSIQRKKMDLISQNIANADSVRTADGQAYQRKVLNVKENQNSFATNLSMEGQLLKLNTKNSSHMSANDPKSVSLPSVSGGLELNETVDSKPGEVIFMPEHPDADEKGYVQMSNVNVLNEMVEMIAATRSYEANLTALNSSKQMIKDSLEI; this is encoded by the coding sequence TTGAAAGAATTCGGAAGTCTATTCGGACTTGGAATTAGCGCCCGCGGAATGAGTATCCAGCGTAAAAAAATGGATCTTATTTCGCAGAACATTGCCAATGCGGATTCAGTCAGAACCGCCGACGGCCAGGCATATCAGAGAAAAGTTCTTAATGTTAAAGAGAACCAGAACAGCTTTGCTACTAATCTTTCTATGGAAGGTCAACTCCTTAAACTCAATACAAAAAACTCGAGCCACATGAGCGCAAATGATCCAAAATCAGTTTCTTTGCCTTCTGTATCGGGCGGTCTGGAATTAAATGAAACTGTTGATTCAAAACCGGGCGAAGTGATCTTCATGCCCGAGCATCCCGATGCCGATGAAAAAGGTTACGTCCAGATGTCGAATGTTAATGTGTTGAACGAGATGGTTGAAATGATAGCCGCCACCAGAAGCTACGAAGCAAATCTTACTGCACTTAATTCATCCAAACAAATGATCAAAGATTCACTGGAGATATAG
- the flgB gene encoding flagellar basal body rod protein FlgB — protein MSSVKLLQNLLDYCAVKNKVISKNIANVGTEGYQREDVEFKNLLDEKVNSGLRTSSTKHFSALNSPVENQSNFNVVMDEDGEMSTGINNVNIDREMSELAENTLRFRFASKKVGDYYRGIQNVIKGGGRF, from the coding sequence ATGTCATCTGTAAAATTACTTCAAAACCTTTTAGACTATTGCGCGGTAAAGAATAAAGTAATTTCTAAGAATATCGCAAATGTAGGAACTGAAGGTTACCAGCGCGAGGATGTTGAATTCAAAAATCTTCTCGATGAAAAAGTAAATTCCGGCCTAAGGACTTCCAGTACAAAACATTTTTCAGCTCTCAATAGCCCGGTGGAAAACCAGTCCAATTTCAATGTAGTTATGGATGAAGACGGGGAAATGTCGACCGGTATCAATAATGTAAACATTGATCGGGAAATGTCGGAACTGGCCGAGAATACACTCCGATTCAGGTTCGCTTCTAAGAAAGTGGGCGATTATTACAGGGGGATTCAAAACGTAATTAAAGGAGGAGGTAGATTTTGA